A single Pararhizobium sp. A13 DNA region contains:
- a CDS encoding SDR family oxidoreductase encodes MNLFSLGGDVAFVTGAGSGIGQRIAIGLAEAGADVVCYGHSSGGGLEQTAARIASLGHRSLAITGSVTSAEEIAAAIARTERDIGPLTVAVNNAGVANAAPAEDMGEEQWKRLYEINVHGVFLSCQAQARVMLPRAKGCIINIASMSGSIVNRGLRQAHYNSSKAAVIHLSKSLAVEWADRGLRVNVISPGYTLTPMNQRPEVAEQRKIFERDTPMGRMATVDEMVGPAVFLASCAASFVTGIDLTVDGGFVCW; translated from the coding sequence ATGAACCTGTTTTCGCTCGGCGGCGATGTCGCCTTCGTCACCGGCGCCGGCAGCGGCATCGGCCAGCGTATCGCCATCGGCCTTGCCGAAGCGGGCGCCGACGTCGTCTGCTACGGCCATTCGTCCGGCGGCGGCCTCGAACAGACGGCTGCCCGTATTGCGAGCCTCGGCCACCGCTCGCTCGCCATAACTGGATCCGTGACCTCGGCCGAAGAAATCGCCGCCGCCATTGCCCGCACCGAGCGCGACATCGGGCCACTCACCGTCGCTGTCAACAATGCCGGCGTCGCCAATGCGGCACCGGCCGAAGACATGGGCGAAGAACAGTGGAAGCGGCTCTACGAAATCAATGTCCACGGCGTCTTCCTCTCGTGCCAGGCACAGGCGCGCGTGATGCTGCCGCGCGCAAAAGGCTGCATCATCAACATAGCCTCGATGTCCGGCTCGATCGTCAATCGCGGCCTGAGGCAGGCGCACTACAACTCCTCGAAGGCCGCCGTCATCCATCTGTCGAAGAGCCTGGCAGTGGAATGGGCCGACCGTGGCTTGCGCGTCAACGTCATCAGTCCCGGCTATACGCTGACACCGATGAACCAGCGGCCGGAAGTGGCCGAGCAGCGCAAGATCTTCGAGCGCGACACGCCGATGGGACGCATGGCAACGGTCGACGAAATGGTGGGACCAGCGGTGTTTCTCGCTAGCTGCGCCGCATCCTTTGTCACCGGCATTGATCTCACCGTCGATGGCGGTTTCGTCTGCTGGTAG
- a CDS encoding sugar ABC transporter ATP-binding protein — protein MTVPHTIRQDKAEGPHKGLSVTGLCKSFGPIRVLTDASFDIRPGEVVALLGENGAGKSTVSNIIAGAFRPDSGTINWQGEAYTPVSPAAAIEAGIGMIHQELKLLPDLSVAENVYVGRMLTRNGIVDRAAMNEKASVQLRRLGLDVSPDQKVRTLRVAAQQQVEIAKALTLNARLLIFDEPTAALGSAETKLLFEQIRKLKAEGMSFLYISHRLEEIAGIADRIVVMRDGRVVARHQTADIPIRRIVEDMVGRSVDRMFPLLHPPAEKTVLDVRDLTSQDDSFQDVSFSVRAGEILGIAGLIGAGRTELVRAITGADPISAGTVSVDGEVVRLDGPAAAIRAGMVLVPEDRKLQGVILDQTIGENLAIGNQDHVASSGWIWPNAIRVFAERSITRLGIKGRHDQLAGKLSGGNQQKVVIAKWIARPPKVFILDEPTRGIDVGARAAIYEVIADLARSGMAVIVVSSDLEEVLGLSHRVMVISRGRQRGILDRTEANGVSVMELATS, from the coding sequence ATGACCGTCCCGCACACGATCAGGCAGGACAAGGCAGAGGGCCCCCACAAGGGGCTCTCCGTTACCGGCCTGTGCAAAAGCTTCGGCCCTATCCGGGTGCTGACCGATGCGAGCTTCGACATCCGCCCCGGCGAAGTCGTGGCCTTGCTCGGCGAGAACGGTGCGGGCAAGTCTACCGTCTCCAATATCATCGCCGGCGCCTTCCGGCCCGACAGCGGCACGATCAACTGGCAGGGCGAGGCCTATACGCCTGTGTCTCCCGCCGCCGCGATCGAAGCCGGCATCGGCATGATCCACCAGGAGCTGAAGCTGCTTCCAGATCTCAGCGTTGCAGAGAACGTCTATGTGGGCCGGATGCTGACCCGCAACGGCATTGTTGACCGCGCTGCAATGAACGAGAAGGCCTCAGTGCAATTGCGCCGCCTTGGCCTCGACGTTTCGCCCGACCAGAAGGTTCGGACCCTGCGCGTCGCCGCCCAGCAACAGGTAGAAATCGCCAAGGCGCTGACGCTCAACGCACGCCTGCTCATCTTCGACGAGCCGACAGCGGCGCTTGGCAGCGCCGAGACCAAGCTTCTGTTCGAGCAGATCCGCAAGCTCAAGGCGGAGGGCATGTCCTTCCTTTATATCAGCCACAGGCTGGAAGAGATCGCCGGCATCGCCGACCGTATCGTGGTCATGCGCGACGGCCGGGTAGTCGCCAGGCACCAGACCGCCGACATTCCGATCCGCAGAATAGTCGAGGACATGGTCGGCCGCAGCGTCGACCGCATGTTCCCGCTCCTTCATCCGCCCGCCGAAAAAACCGTACTGGACGTTCGCGACCTTACCTCCCAGGACGACAGTTTCCAGGATGTCAGTTTTTCCGTGCGGGCGGGTGAAATTCTCGGCATTGCCGGCCTGATCGGCGCCGGCCGAACCGAACTCGTCCGGGCCATCACGGGCGCCGATCCCATCTCGGCGGGCACCGTTTCCGTCGATGGCGAGGTGGTGAGGCTGGATGGGCCGGCGGCCGCCATCCGCGCCGGCATGGTCCTGGTTCCGGAGGACCGCAAGCTGCAGGGTGTCATCCTCGACCAGACGATCGGCGAGAACCTTGCGATCGGCAATCAGGATCACGTCGCTTCATCCGGGTGGATCTGGCCCAACGCCATCAGGGTTTTCGCGGAAAGGAGCATTACCCGCCTCGGTATCAAGGGTCGTCACGACCAATTGGCCGGCAAACTTTCGGGCGGCAATCAGCAAAAGGTGGTGATCGCCAAATGGATTGCCCGGCCACCGAAAGTGTTCATTCTCGATGAGCCGACCCGCGGCATCGACGTCGGCGCGCGCGCGGCAATCTATGAGGTGATCGCCGACCTCGCCCGCTCGGGCATGGCAGTCATCGTCGTCAGTTCCGACCTTGAGGAAGTGCTTGGCCTGTCGCATCGGGTGATGGTGATCAGCCGCGGGCGCCAGCGCGGCATTCTCGACAGGACCGAGGCCAATGGTGTCTCCGTCATGGAACTCGCCACGAGCTAA
- a CDS encoding sugar ABC transporter substrate-binding protein, giving the protein MFNRRTVMMATAALIPLLAMSGMAEAKDAKKIGLAVANLQANFFNQIKQSVEAYSKEKGIEVVTVDAKGDSATQVSQVEDLLTQGIDALIYIPAGATAASVPTKAAKAAGIPVVNVDRNADGAPGDTFIATDSVASAKAVCDHIAKQAGGKGDMLIIHGQKGTTPEVDRSKGCGEALAAYPDIKIVGEQWSQMWSQDEGFKLTQDLLQANPSVSIIFAQADGLALGAAQAVKVANTGSKVWVAGFDGDTAALEALQKGVFDVTATQQTQGMGRMAVDAAIALVSGGSVPADQLQDATLTTKDNVEGFIANHP; this is encoded by the coding sequence ATGTTCAATCGTCGTACCGTCATGATGGCCACCGCCGCCCTGATTCCGCTCCTTGCCATGTCCGGCATGGCAGAAGCCAAGGACGCCAAGAAGATCGGACTGGCGGTCGCCAACCTTCAAGCCAACTTCTTCAACCAGATCAAGCAATCGGTCGAAGCCTACTCCAAGGAAAAGGGCATCGAGGTCGTCACTGTCGATGCCAAGGGCGATTCGGCCACTCAGGTCAGCCAGGTTGAAGACCTGTTGACCCAGGGTATCGACGCGCTGATCTACATCCCGGCCGGCGCGACCGCGGCGTCCGTGCCGACCAAGGCTGCCAAGGCTGCAGGCATCCCGGTGGTCAACGTCGACCGCAACGCCGATGGCGCCCCGGGTGATACGTTCATCGCCACCGACAGCGTTGCCTCTGCCAAGGCAGTCTGCGACCATATTGCCAAACAGGCTGGCGGCAAGGGCGACATGCTGATCATCCATGGCCAGAAGGGCACGACGCCGGAAGTCGACCGCTCCAAGGGGTGCGGCGAAGCACTGGCTGCCTATCCCGATATCAAGATTGTCGGTGAACAATGGAGCCAGATGTGGTCGCAGGATGAAGGCTTCAAGCTGACGCAGGATCTACTTCAGGCCAATCCGAGTGTATCGATCATCTTCGCGCAGGCCGATGGTCTGGCGCTCGGCGCGGCACAGGCCGTCAAGGTCGCCAATACCGGGTCCAAGGTCTGGGTTGCCGGCTTCGATGGTGATACGGCGGCACTCGAAGCCCTGCAGAAGGGTGTCTTCGACGTGACGGCGACGCAACAGACGCAGGGCATGGGCCGCATGGCCGTCGATGCCGCGATCGCGCTGGTTTCGGGCGGCTCAGTGCCGGCGGATCAGCTCCAGGACGCCACATTGACCACCAAGGACAATGTGGAAGGCTTCATCGCCAACCATCCTTGA
- a CDS encoding ABC transporter permease, whose protein sequence is MSEAKAATATSVGDIRRSAAAFLFAGSRGPLVGLVLLCLVLSVSTDTFLTVRNLLNVMDQITVIGIMAIGMTLVILIGGIDLSVGSILAIAMMVMGYVGHPDYMNLSLPVGILAGLAVAALCGLGSGLMITAMGLPPFIATLAMMSVARGLANIITDGSQIVGFPDWFTSLSIVRHFGFVSLTVALMVLLTVATGIFLKYRATGRNLYAIGGSPEVARLSGIPVRRLTNWVYAVCGLLAGLAGVVLAARLDSVQPSSGLGYELDTIAAVVIGGASLSGGVGSIGGTAVGVLIIGVLRNGLNLLGVSPFIQQIIIGVVIALAVATDAWKRRAK, encoded by the coding sequence ATGTCAGAAGCCAAAGCTGCGACGGCCACGTCTGTTGGCGACATACGCCGCTCGGCCGCGGCCTTCCTGTTTGCCGGAAGCCGCGGCCCGCTGGTCGGCCTCGTTCTCTTGTGCCTGGTTCTGTCAGTTTCCACCGATACGTTCCTGACCGTGCGCAATCTTCTCAACGTGATGGACCAGATCACCGTGATCGGCATCATGGCGATCGGCATGACGCTGGTGATCCTGATCGGCGGCATAGACCTGTCGGTCGGCTCCATCCTTGCGATCGCGATGATGGTGATGGGCTATGTCGGCCATCCGGACTATATGAACCTGTCGCTCCCGGTCGGTATCCTTGCCGGGCTGGCGGTGGCGGCGCTCTGCGGTCTCGGGTCCGGCCTGATGATCACCGCGATGGGCCTGCCGCCCTTCATCGCGACGCTGGCGATGATGTCCGTGGCGCGTGGCCTTGCCAACATCATCACTGACGGATCGCAGATCGTGGGCTTTCCGGACTGGTTCACCAGCCTGTCGATCGTCCGCCACTTCGGTTTCGTGTCGCTGACCGTGGCGCTGATGGTTCTTCTGACCGTCGCGACCGGCATTTTCCTGAAATACCGCGCCACCGGCCGCAACCTTTATGCGATCGGCGGTAGCCCGGAAGTGGCCCGCCTGTCGGGCATTCCGGTGCGCCGGCTGACCAACTGGGTCTACGCTGTGTGCGGCCTTCTGGCGGGTCTTGCAGGAGTCGTTCTGGCGGCCCGGCTCGACTCGGTACAGCCCAGTTCCGGCCTCGGCTATGAACTCGATACGATCGCAGCCGTCGTCATTGGTGGTGCCAGCCTTTCGGGCGGCGTCGGCTCGATCGGCGGGACGGCGGTGGGCGTACTGATCATCGGTGTGCTGCGCAACGGCCTCAACCTGCTCGGCGTTTCGCCGTTCATCCAGCAGATCATCATTGGCGTCGTCATTGCGCTCGCCGTTGCAACGGACGCGTGGAAACGCCGCGCGAAATAA
- a CDS encoding sugar-binding transcriptional regulator — MSSDNETSGREGGSRYADSELKARAAWHYYIEGLTQERISEELGIGRIKVHRILSAARDEGIVQFRIRDSVVECVVLEQKLKERFGLKDVVVTPAPAESRNAPMMIGHAAATYLADHINPDDVVALGWGRTLKFAIDQLPRRSLNRTTVVSLLGGLTRAQPMNPTECAWELAEKIGAECYLLPVPAYADRPDQQVMFMSQRSVQDSIFRAKRANIAVVSVGSLSPESPIANYGFIKASELEELEAAGAVGDLLCQFLDADGQVIDHDVNRRACAFPVQELRDVPNVILVSGGREKAASILAVLRGVTVSALITDEEAAKALLAS; from the coding sequence ATGAGCAGCGACAATGAGACCAGCGGTCGGGAAGGCGGCAGCCGCTACGCCGATAGCGAGCTGAAAGCGCGCGCGGCATGGCATTATTATATCGAGGGCCTGACGCAGGAACGTATTTCCGAAGAACTCGGTATCGGCCGTATCAAGGTTCACCGCATCCTTTCGGCCGCTCGCGACGAAGGTATCGTCCAGTTCCGCATCCGCGACAGCGTCGTCGAATGTGTTGTTCTCGAACAGAAGCTGAAGGAACGGTTCGGGCTGAAGGATGTGGTAGTGACGCCGGCGCCTGCCGAAAGCCGCAATGCGCCGATGATGATCGGCCATGCGGCGGCGACCTACCTCGCCGATCATATTAATCCCGACGACGTCGTCGCGCTCGGTTGGGGCCGGACGCTGAAATTTGCCATCGACCAACTGCCGCGCCGCAGCCTGAACCGCACGACCGTCGTCTCGCTGCTGGGTGGGCTCACCCGTGCGCAGCCGATGAACCCGACCGAATGCGCCTGGGAACTGGCCGAAAAGATTGGCGCCGAATGCTACCTTCTGCCGGTGCCCGCCTATGCCGATCGGCCCGACCAGCAGGTGATGTTCATGAGCCAGCGTAGTGTTCAGGATTCGATCTTTAGGGCAAAGCGCGCCAACATCGCCGTCGTCAGCGTCGGCTCGCTGTCGCCGGAAAGCCCCATCGCCAATTACGGATTCATCAAGGCGAGCGAACTCGAGGAGCTTGAGGCAGCTGGCGCCGTCGGCGATCTGCTCTGCCAGTTTCTCGATGCGGATGGGCAGGTGATCGATCATGACGTCAACCGCCGCGCCTGCGCCTTTCCGGTCCAGGAACTGCGCGACGTTCCAAACGTCATTCTGGTCTCCGGCGGACGGGAAAAGGCTGCTAGCATCCTGGCCGTCCTGCGCGGGGTGACGGTTTCAGCCCTGATCACCGACGAAGAGGCTGCCAAGGCGCTGCTGGCGTCCTGA
- a CDS encoding FGGY family carbohydrate kinase: protein MRDLVLGIDASTTAIKAIAMRRDGTEVAQTRATYPLSSPAPGHFEQDAEHWWTALLDALSAITRIVAPSRFAGLSIAHQRESFTLIDAAGKPLIPAILWLDERARPQVARLSQELGRDAIREWSGKPPDPTPALYALAWLNEHRAHLLRSADAIVDVHAFLVHRLTGELVTSTASADPLGIFSPATGDWHTDLVKAAGLTEKQLPRLVAPGELCGTLTSEIARSTGLPEGLPIFAGAGDGQAAGLGMGVTESGKAYLSLGSGVVSGMFSNRYVTSDAYRTLTAPIPSSFMLETVLRSGMQLADWTVRTLNAGSAAELEVLAKTLAPGAEGMMVLPYWAGVMNPYWDETARGVIIGAALHHKPAHIFRATLEGIAFEQAIATAAMEESCGVRATGFMTAGGGTNCRLLLDIMATVLDRPLSVSPVNEAAALGGGMLAATGAGWFESATEAGLAMRVKATETIYPVAELGDFYKKKVAIFGDIYPATRELHRRLLSN from the coding sequence ATGCGCGATCTCGTCCTAGGCATCGACGCCTCGACCACAGCCATCAAGGCCATCGCCATGCGCCGCGACGGCACGGAGGTCGCTCAGACGCGCGCCACCTATCCGCTTTCGAGCCCGGCACCCGGCCATTTCGAGCAGGATGCCGAGCATTGGTGGACAGCCCTTCTCGATGCCCTGTCTGCGATCACGCGGATCGTCGCCCCCTCTCGTTTCGCCGGCCTTTCGATCGCCCACCAGCGCGAAAGCTTCACGCTCATCGATGCGGCGGGAAAGCCGCTGATCCCCGCAATCCTTTGGTTGGACGAACGAGCCCGGCCGCAGGTTGCCCGGCTTTCTCAAGAGCTTGGGCGAGATGCAATCCGGGAATGGAGCGGCAAGCCGCCAGATCCGACGCCCGCACTCTATGCGCTCGCCTGGCTGAACGAACATCGCGCCCACTTGCTGCGGTCGGCCGATGCGATTGTCGATGTGCATGCCTTCCTCGTCCATCGGCTGACCGGCGAACTGGTGACCAGCACCGCGTCCGCCGATCCGCTCGGCATCTTTTCGCCGGCGACGGGGGATTGGCATACGGATCTGGTGAAAGCGGCCGGGCTCACGGAAAAGCAACTGCCCCGGCTGGTGGCGCCGGGCGAATTGTGTGGGACGCTGACGTCCGAAATTGCCCGATCAACCGGACTTCCAGAAGGATTGCCGATCTTCGCAGGTGCCGGCGACGGGCAGGCCGCCGGCCTCGGCATGGGCGTCACAGAGTCCGGGAAAGCCTATCTTTCGCTGGGATCCGGCGTGGTCAGCGGCATGTTTTCCAATCGCTACGTGACCAGCGACGCCTACCGGACACTAACGGCGCCTATCCCGTCCAGCTTCATGCTGGAAACTGTGCTGCGCTCCGGCATGCAGCTTGCGGACTGGACCGTGCGGACCCTCAATGCCGGTTCGGCAGCAGAGCTTGAAGTGCTAGCAAAGACCTTGGCGCCTGGTGCCGAAGGTATGATGGTCTTGCCCTACTGGGCGGGCGTCATGAACCCCTATTGGGACGAGACGGCACGCGGCGTCATCATCGGTGCGGCCCTCCACCATAAACCGGCCCATATTTTCCGCGCCACACTTGAAGGCATCGCCTTCGAACAGGCCATTGCCACGGCGGCGATGGAGGAGAGTTGTGGTGTTCGGGCGACCGGTTTCATGACCGCGGGCGGTGGCACGAACTGCCGGCTGCTACTCGACATCATGGCAACCGTGCTGGACCGTCCGCTTTCAGTCTCCCCTGTCAATGAGGCCGCTGCGCTCGGTGGCGGTATGCTGGCAGCAACGGGAGCCGGGTGGTTCGAATCTGCCACGGAAGCTGGCCTTGCGATGCGGGTGAAAGCAACGGAAACCATCTATCCGGTGGCGGAGCTTGGAGATTTCTACAAGAAGAAGGTGGCGATCTTCGGCGATATCTACCCGGCGACACGCGAGTTGCACCGGCGCCTGCTGAGCAATTGA
- a CDS encoding homoserine dehydrogenase, giving the protein MSHPQLAAELLRYQEKSGPVTIGLAGAGQMGTDIVVQVSLMPGMRIGAISEVRPQAAIDAALLAGHDRGDIVLASGASDIDRAIDAGKIAVTEDLHALAAAGRVDVIIDATGNPNIGTLFALEVMKNGKHIVMLNVEADITIGRFLKQEARKAGVVYTGAAGDEPACTIEIIGFARSLGFDIIAAGKGKNNPLKIDAIPADYQEEAAARNMNARMLVEFVDGSKTAIEMVAIANATGLVPDVPGMHGPIATLEELADVLCPKADGGILNRKGVVDYSIGKGVAPGVFCVIETKHPRVQERMIDLKVGKGPYFTIFRPYHLTSLEVPLSAARAVLFRQADLEPLDHPVAEAVAVAKTDLGAGQSLGMIGENDYRGYAMTWEDARRKGAIPLGLAEKAKVIRPVKTGEFLTYENCVPDDSMVITQIRKRLDQADGQFVSPAVA; this is encoded by the coding sequence ATGTCTCATCCGCAATTGGCCGCGGAGCTTCTCCGTTACCAGGAGAAAAGCGGTCCGGTGACGATCGGGCTCGCGGGTGCCGGGCAGATGGGCACGGATATTGTCGTCCAGGTCTCGCTGATGCCGGGCATGCGGATCGGTGCCATCTCTGAGGTTCGGCCGCAGGCAGCAATCGATGCGGCATTGCTTGCCGGCCATGATCGCGGCGATATCGTGCTTGCCTCCGGCGCCTCCGATATCGACCGGGCGATCGACGCCGGCAAGATCGCCGTGACCGAGGATCTGCATGCGTTGGCTGCCGCAGGGCGCGTTGACGTGATTATCGACGCGACAGGCAACCCCAATATCGGCACGCTGTTTGCGCTCGAAGTGATGAAGAATGGCAAGCATATCGTCATGCTGAATGTTGAGGCGGACATCACCATCGGCCGCTTCCTGAAGCAGGAGGCCCGCAAAGCCGGCGTCGTCTATACGGGCGCTGCCGGCGACGAGCCTGCCTGCACGATCGAGATCATCGGCTTTGCCCGCAGCCTCGGCTTCGACATTATCGCCGCCGGCAAGGGCAAGAACAATCCGCTGAAGATCGATGCCATTCCGGCCGACTATCAGGAAGAAGCCGCTGCGCGAAACATGAACGCGCGCATGCTGGTCGAGTTCGTCGATGGCTCCAAGACCGCCATCGAGATGGTGGCGATCGCCAATGCGACCGGACTTGTGCCCGACGTTCCCGGCATGCACGGCCCGATCGCGACGCTGGAAGAACTGGCCGACGTGCTTTGCCCTAAGGCCGACGGCGGCATTCTCAACCGCAAGGGCGTAGTGGACTATTCCATCGGCAAGGGTGTCGCGCCGGGTGTCTTCTGCGTCATCGAGACCAAACACCCGCGCGTTCAGGAGCGCATGATCGACCTTAAGGTCGGCAAGGGTCCCTATTTCACAATCTTCCGGCCCTACCATCTCACAAGTCTGGAAGTACCGCTTTCGGCGGCGCGCGCCGTGCTGTTCAGACAAGCGGATCTGGAGCCCCTCGATCATCCGGTCGCCGAAGCCGTGGCCGTCGCCAAGACCGATCTGGGCGCCGGTCAATCGCTTGGCATGATCGGGGAGAACGATTATCGTGGCTATGCGATGACTTGGGAGGATGCCCGCCGCAAGGGAGCCATTCCGCTTGGTCTTGCCGAAAAAGCCAAGGTGATCCGGCCCGTCAAGACCGGCGAATTCCTGACCTACGAGAATTGTGTGCCGGATGACAGCATGGTGATCACGCAGATCCGCAAGCGGCTCGACCAGGCCGATGGCCAGTTCGTCTCGCCCGCCGTAGCCTGA
- a CDS encoding MFS transporter yields the protein MSEPSPLVSLYEGVDSPKGWRVVGGAHALTAVTFGSAYAFSAVFSGLSAEFGASRGEIALVFSISAFVFYSLGAVAGPLADRWSTRRLIVTGLVAMIVGYVGASRAHSLTSLYALYGAGVGLGIGLSYVPVLGAVQSWFLLKRSRASGIATAGLGLGTLILPFAVGRLVPDLGWRGSFIALACIIAAIGLPAAIFIRKRQDIETVSGTRSIDYPSPITAWRNGQFRLFYAMLILASFCTFIPYVHIVPAARDMGLSLESGTVLIGLIGIGNIFGRFVLAGLGDRIGSLRLLAILTFAVAGTFVLWAAANGIVMLALFAILFGMSYGGCVGLYPAVAADLFGTRYIGAMLGYLYTAVGVAALLGPTVTGFIFDRTGSYLGPVLFSTAAAVAAGFLTLRLRHK from the coding sequence TTGTCAGAACCGTCCCCGCTTGTTTCACTGTATGAAGGTGTCGACTCCCCGAAAGGATGGCGGGTCGTCGGCGGCGCGCATGCGCTGACCGCCGTGACCTTCGGATCGGCCTACGCGTTCTCCGCAGTCTTCTCCGGGCTTTCTGCTGAATTTGGTGCGTCACGCGGCGAGATCGCGCTCGTTTTCTCCATCTCGGCCTTCGTATTCTATTCATTGGGCGCGGTGGCAGGCCCTCTTGCCGATCGATGGTCGACGCGCAGACTGATCGTGACAGGGCTGGTCGCGATGATCGTCGGCTATGTCGGGGCCAGCCGGGCACACTCACTCACGTCACTCTACGCTTTGTATGGCGCCGGTGTAGGGCTCGGGATCGGTCTGTCCTACGTCCCGGTGCTTGGGGCGGTACAATCCTGGTTTCTCCTCAAGCGCAGTCGCGCGTCGGGCATCGCGACGGCAGGTCTCGGTCTCGGCACGCTCATACTGCCGTTCGCAGTCGGCCGGCTTGTCCCCGATCTCGGTTGGCGTGGCAGCTTCATCGCCCTGGCGTGCATCATCGCAGCCATCGGACTTCCTGCTGCGATCTTTATCCGGAAGCGACAGGACATTGAGACTGTTTCAGGCACGCGGTCCATCGACTATCCAAGTCCCATCACCGCATGGCGCAATGGCCAGTTCCGCTTGTTCTACGCCATGCTCATCCTGGCATCGTTCTGCACCTTCATTCCCTACGTTCATATCGTCCCTGCGGCACGTGACATGGGCCTGTCGCTCGAAAGCGGAACTGTGCTGATCGGTCTTATTGGGATCGGAAACATCTTCGGCCGCTTCGTGCTCGCCGGCCTCGGCGACCGGATTGGCTCCTTGCGGCTGCTTGCGATCCTGACCTTTGCCGTCGCCGGCACTTTCGTTCTATGGGCGGCAGCCAACGGTATCGTCATGCTGGCGCTGTTTGCGATCCTGTTTGGCATGAGTTATGGCGGCTGTGTCGGGCTTTATCCCGCCGTTGCGGCTGATCTTTTTGGCACCCGATATATCGGGGCGATGCTCGGCTATCTCTACACGGCGGTGGGCGTGGCGGCTTTGCTGGGGCCAACCGTCACGGGATTCATCTTCGACAGGACCGGAAGCTATCTCGGTCCCGTCCTGTTCAGCACGGCCGCCGCTGTCGCGGCCGGATTCCTAACGCTTCGGTTGCGGCACAAATAG
- a CDS encoding DUF1778 domain-containing protein, with protein MRAFHDATATVDEPNDARMNFRTKAHIKKTIQRAAALAGVDDTSFAMTAAYQSAMETIAAHERTRLAAVDHEAFFEALDNPPTPSARLKDAFKRHRETVVSK; from the coding sequence ATGCGTGCTTTCCACGATGCTACTGCCACAGTCGATGAGCCCAATGATGCTCGGATGAATTTTCGCACGAAGGCGCACATCAAGAAGACCATTCAAAGGGCAGCTGCGTTGGCCGGCGTCGATGACACATCGTTCGCCATGACCGCCGCCTACCAGTCGGCAATGGAGACGATTGCCGCACATGAACGCACGCGCCTTGCTGCGGTCGATCATGAAGCGTTTTTTGAGGCTCTCGACAATCCACCAACACCGAGCGCTCGATTGAAGGATGCGTTCAAGCGGCACCGTGAAACCGTCGTTTCCAAGTAA
- a CDS encoding GNAT family N-acetyltransferase, producing MSQAEIPKITIEPLDPAKHDRAAFSCGVEQVDNFFKKTANKLSKADNLRVFVMTHEDGRVIGFYALNTHSIDYSERPERFARNRLGHGSIPAVYISMIGRDEKFRGGGYGGDLLIDCLTRVARVAEDVGVAVVVLDVLDCGNPERTKKRRALYLEYGFIPFLSNDMRLFLPIATIRTLIADE from the coding sequence ATGTCGCAGGCCGAAATTCCGAAAATCACGATAGAGCCGCTTGATCCAGCCAAGCATGATCGGGCGGCTTTTTCATGCGGCGTTGAACAGGTAGACAACTTTTTCAAGAAGACCGCGAACAAGCTCTCAAAGGCCGACAATCTACGCGTTTTCGTTATGACTCACGAAGATGGGCGTGTCATCGGTTTCTATGCACTGAACACCCATTCGATCGACTATTCGGAACGGCCCGAAAGGTTCGCGCGCAATAGGCTGGGACACGGCTCTATCCCCGCAGTTTACATCTCGATGATCGGACGGGACGAGAAGTTCAGGGGAGGCGGATACGGTGGCGACCTTCTTATCGATTGTTTGACCCGGGTCGCGCGTGTGGCCGAAGATGTCGGGGTGGCGGTCGTGGTCCTTGATGTCCTTGATTGTGGCAATCCGGAACGTACAAAAAAACGGCGCGCGCTCTATCTCGAATACGGGTTTATACCTTTCCTCTCGAACGACATGCGCCTTTTCCTTCCAATCGCGACCATTCGGACGTTGATTGCGGACGAGTAA
- the groES gene encoding co-chaperone GroES, protein MADTNFRPLHDRVVVRRIEAEAKTKGGIIIPDTAKEKPQEGEIVAVGTGTRDDKGALIALDVKAGDRVLFGKWSGTEVKLNGEDLLIMKEADIMGVIG, encoded by the coding sequence ATGGCTGATACCAATTTTCGTCCGCTGCACGACCGCGTTGTCGTGCGCCGTATCGAGGCTGAAGCAAAGACCAAGGGCGGCATCATCATTCCGGACACCGCCAAGGAAAAGCCGCAGGAAGGCGAAATCGTCGCCGTCGGCACCGGCACCCGTGACGACAAGGGCGCTCTCATCGCTCTCGACGTCAAGGCTGGCGACCGCGTCCTGTTCGGCAAGTGGTCGGGCACCGAAGTCAAGCTCAACGGCGAAGACCTTCTGATCATGAAGGAAGCCGACATCATGGGCGTTATCGGCTGA